A genomic window from Corticium candelabrum chromosome 8, ooCorCand1.1, whole genome shotgun sequence includes:
- the LOC134183625 gene encoding uncharacterized protein LOC134183625, translated as MRAIMVFLDTQAWYSHKTDESFSHQLTEAVSMLVENFRAPLEAKATDLAAIQEEAKEMLDYAHQYLRVDRDGYQHVWYRLAFGPDCTQFRNLVAIAQLLFSLPFSTAKVERLFSRLKLIKTDRRTSLSQETLSDLLEVSVEGTELENFDSSAAVQLWWSDCSRTRHESHPKKIKIECSSETIHQQEDTSAINEATETICEAEQSVSLDDWDSWILNDE; from the coding sequence ATGAGGGCTATTATGGTTTTCTTGGACACACAAGCCTGGTACTCACACAAAACCGATGAGTCTTTCTCTCATCAGCTTACAGAGGCTGTTTCAATGCTAGTTGAGAATTTCCGAGCTCCTCTCGAGGCCAAGGCTACTGATCTAGCAGCAATTCAGGAAGAAGCCAAGGAGATGCTTGACTATGCACATCAATATCTTCGAGTGGACAGAGATGGGTATCAACATGTTTGGTACCGCTTGGCGTTTGGACCTGACTGCACGCAATTTAGGAATTTAGTTGCTATTGCACAGCTCCTTTTCAGCTTACCGTTTAGTACTGCAAAAGTAGAACGCCTTTTCTCCCGCTTAAAACTTATTAAAACTGATCGTAGAACAAGTCTTAGTCAGGAGACGTTATCTGATCTGCTAGAGGTCAGTGTTGAGGGAACTGAACTTGAAAATTTTGATTCAAGCGCTGCTGTACAGTTATGGTGGTCAGACTGTTCAAGAACTCGTCATGAAAGTCATcccaaaaaaataaaaattgaatgcagCAGCGAGACCATTCatcaacaagaagacactTCAGCGATCAATGAGGCAACTGAAACAATATGTGAGGCAGAGCAGTCGGTATCTCTGGATGATTGGGACTCTTGGATCTTGAATGATGAGTGA
- the LOC134183672 gene encoding vertnin-like, protein MSLDPVAQFLYPNDAPVTHKPVCVGADGNCFFRAVAMSLTGKEENHKQLRQQVAEQLCNKPQAIAAALIEKASSCPGVNPSSLIATFLSDESYSVFKAAKEVGKGTEDSLALAVVKEGNETKKFGSWCGMVQVYGAAAAIGCSINMHYPEVNQRIRPFMNTIVQPLESATSQNNDIHIMWSSTTQPATLKGNVQLNHFVPLLPRSATNLSYHAESDIPASDCCDESDSDKLESTFGFSDDENATADSKL, encoded by the exons ATGTCTCTGGACCCAGTTGCGCAGTTTCTTTACCCAAATGATGCTCCGGTGACCCATaagcctgtgtgtgtgggagCTGATGGCAATTGCTTTTTTCGGGCTGTTGCAATGTCCTTGACAGGAAAGGAAGAAAATCACAAGCAACTCCGTCAGCAAGTTGCAGAACAGCTCTGCAACAAGCCACAGGCAATTGCAGCTGCTTTGATTGAAAAAGCTTCGTCTTGTCCAGGTGTGAATCCTTCTTCACTCATTGCCACGTTTCTTTCTGATGAGAGTTACAGCGTGTTCAAAGCCGCAAAGGAAGTGGGAAAGGGCACTGAGGACAGTCTAGCTTTAGCTGTGGTGAAGGAGGGCAATGAGACAAAGAAATTTGGAAGTTGGTGTGGGATGGTGCAAGtctatggtgcagctgcagcaattgGTTGTTCCATCAACATGCACTACCCTGAGGTTAACCAACGTATCCGTCCCTTTATGAATACCATTGTACAACCTTTGGAATCTGCAACAAGTCAAAATAATGATATTCATATCATGTGGTCTAGCACAACTCAGCCAGCAACTCTTAAGGGAAATGTTCAACTCAATCACTTTGTGCCTTTGCTACCCAGATCAGCCACTAATCTCAGTTACCATGCCGAAAGTGACATTCCTGCCTCTGATTGCTGTGATGAGTCTGATTCTGACAAACTTGAATCTACCTTTGGCTTCAGTGATGATGAGAATGCCA CTGCAGACAGCAAGCTTTAA